From the Cryptococcus neoformans var. neoformans JEC21 chromosome 6 sequence genome, the window CAACGAACTCAATCTCCACATCGGTACCACCGGCGGGTAGCTCAGCAACTCCAATGCAAGTGCGAGCGGGCTTGGGTTCGGGCATGATATCTTTCCAGACCTAAAATAATGAAATCAACACCACGGAAGGATCATGGCGTTCAAGATGTTGACTTACCTCGTTGACTGCTACGAAGTCTCTGGATAAGTTAGAGAGGTAGATATTGGCCTTAACGACGTTAGAGAGATTCATATTGGCGCCTTTGAGTACGGCTTCAAGGTTCTAGACGACAGTTTAGACAGCCGTTAGTTACTCCCTTACCACTCCAAAAACAGAAAGGATACACTCACTTGGATGACCTGCCGTGTTCGGTCTTGAATCTATGAACATCATGCCCGTGTGTTATTGAGACAAGGTATCTATCTCATTGGCAATCATGAAGTGCGACTCACAGTCCCTTTGACCATATTGCCTTCCTTGGTCATGCCAACTGACCCGCTTGTGTAAACGTAGTTGCCTGCCCTTACCGCTTGTGTGTACTACAGGGTTATGCATTAGCCGGCAAGATTACGATGGCATATTTTAAGATAATGTGACAATGAAAGGGCTTTGAAGTGAACCTACGATTCCTGGCAAGGGAGGGGGAGCATCGTTCGTCAAGACGTATTCGGCGGGCATTGTTGGATAAAATGTAAACTCAAGAATGCGGTGGGGAGCATGATAGAAACGGCCAACAGCGTCTATTATATATGCCTGCACGTAAATCGAAGACCCCCTCCGGCTTCCAATACGCTCAGGAACCATCATAACCGGCCGCGGAGAGTGGGGGAAAGTGGGGGAGGACCAAGAGTGACGTGGTTTTCCGTGTAGATATTCCACCGCCGCGGTCACTGCCGCCGAAATTCAACAATCCGTCTCTATGGTTTTCcattttccatttctctttTGTCTCTTTTCTTACTTGTTGATCCTTCGATTTTGAGCTCCCCATATCAACATCTATATTTTCAGGTAAGTCCCGTGTCGATTTAAGCTCTTTCCTATCTTTTCGGACGAAATTTGCTCGACATTTGCACGTCAGTACGACTACTCTTGAATGGCCAGATGTCTTCGGACGCTGCAACCAGGCTTGAGTATAGAGGCGTTTACTTCGCATCATCTGATTTTCACAGTCTTCTGCACTCGTACAATGcacgagaagaagctcgtGCTGACTTTTCCTCGTTATAGGTATTCTTTTCCGGCCATGCAAGACTCGATTATATCCGTTTCATCTCCTATGGGTCACATTCTATGTGGACTTTAAGGCGCCTCACCCTTTCTAAGTCTGTTCCTTTCAATTCGATAATCGCTTTCAGTCCCCCGTCACAGCTTGGTTCAACCTTTCGTTAACCCGTGCTGATGTCGGGGTTATGGCCTTTATGGTCCAAAGCGAAGAGTGAAGTCTTGACTGGGCATGTCCTCGTTCGTTTTACTTCCACTGAATGTGGGACTAATCAGTCTTGTCGACACCTCTTGCTATGTATGCATCTACTCTTATTTCGTGCTCAAATTACCTTCTATTTATTGTCAAAACGCGGGGATGATGCAACAACAATTTGTCAGTTTGAATGTACGACAGTACTCTAAAAGCATGTTGTTTCATCATGGCAGGCCGATCGGACAAATATCATTCCCGTATTTTTGCGACGTTTTTGCACGAATGTTTTTTCAACACAggcctctttttctcgaTCAAATCTTCGTTTGTGTCGCATCAACACCACATTTTTGTCCGTTCACTATGCATGAGCTGTTCTGACTTATGTCTCATAGCTTTTAACTGTATATTTACCCATTTTGACTCCAACAGGGTTCAACACCATCAGCATCAATCACTTTTTGCACTTCCGTCACCGCACGACCGCCCCATATGGCGGACCAAAATGATCTCGAAGATCTCGACGACGTATTGGATGCTCAGGACTTAGAGGAACCAAAGCATCATTTGTTGCCAGTAAGTCAAGCTATTCCTTATACGTTTTGATACTCATATTTCACAGAGAGGATATATGAGTTCCGATGACATCCGTATGGTCACCCAATACCTCGAGGTTTCAGTGCGAGGTATCCATGAGTTCCTACGCTTCCCCCTTGCCCCATCTATCGACCCA encodes:
- a CDS encoding Brt1, putative produces the protein MPAEYVLTNDAPPPLPGIYTQAVRAGNYVYTSGSVGMTKEGNMVKGTIQDRTRQVIQNLEAVLKGANMNLSNVVKANIYLSNLSRDFVAVNEVWKDIMPEPKPARTCIGVAELPAGGTDVEIEFVAYDG